A window of Chitinispirillum alkaliphilum contains these coding sequences:
- a CDS encoding PAS/PAC sensor hybrid histidine kinase, producing the protein MLYNVTNAEIILFLFIGIFLIPVTIIWIFIYRKYKKTEKALLEKSRELDSFFSSSRDLLCIADLHGNIKRINKEWETTLGYRHVDVQDHKFFEFIHPEDLQNTISAIDSLRNNKQLLNFVNRFRAKDGCYRSIEWRSVSHESMIYASARDVTEQLRERESLLLTQYILDRAPDSCIWLDDEANVIYVNQKACISLGYTKEELLSKKLFDIDPCYSSSQFVTDKESLKQKKSMIFETTHRTKAGVDFPVEVSVNYFEYKGKFYSLTFDRDLTERKKAEEQRKRIEQKLNQVQRIQSLGILAGGIAHDFNNILSGLFGFIDLALMQSNDSSVNKNLSNALSAIERARGLSSQLLTFSKGGEPIRRPEDLFPFVKDTVQFALSGSNVSCTFSSEKLHTCNIDKNQIGQVINNLTINALQAMPGGGVLSITAKNVLLREDQNQPLPNGLYVQLSFSDTGTGIPEEKLPHIFDPFYTTKPNGHGLGLSTCYSIIHRHGGSIEVESETGKGTTFKVLLPATNESPTITDPEQRVIHKGSGIFIIMDDEEFIRYFLSRIIESFGYTVLCAKNGKEAIDLYTETNKKGKKVRSMIFDLTVPNGMGGYEAIQEIRKADPETPVFVSSGYADDPIMANPRKYGFTASICKPCQTNELAQILDECLI; encoded by the coding sequence GTGCTTTATAATGTAACCAATGCAGAAATTATTCTTTTTTTGTTTATCGGTATATTTTTAATACCCGTCACAATCATTTGGATTTTCATATACAGAAAGTATAAAAAAACCGAAAAAGCATTATTAGAGAAGTCCAGGGAACTTGATAGTTTCTTTTCCTCATCAAGGGATCTTTTATGCATTGCTGACCTGCATGGGAATATAAAGAGAATAAATAAAGAATGGGAAACCACTCTTGGCTACAGACATGTAGATGTTCAGGATCATAAATTTTTTGAATTCATTCACCCGGAAGATTTACAGAATACTATCAGTGCAATAGATTCCCTCAGAAACAACAAACAGCTTTTGAACTTTGTAAACAGGTTCCGTGCCAAAGACGGATGTTATCGTTCTATCGAATGGCGTTCGGTTTCACATGAATCCATGATTTACGCCTCTGCCCGCGATGTAACTGAACAGCTCAGGGAGCGGGAATCTCTGCTTTTAACACAGTATATTCTGGACAGAGCGCCGGATAGTTGTATATGGCTCGACGATGAAGCCAATGTGATATATGTCAACCAAAAAGCGTGTATCTCTCTTGGATACACAAAAGAAGAGTTGCTTTCGAAGAAACTTTTTGATATTGATCCATGCTATTCAAGTTCTCAATTTGTCACCGACAAGGAGTCCCTTAAGCAAAAGAAATCTATGATTTTCGAAACAACACATCGAACCAAGGCTGGAGTGGATTTCCCTGTTGAAGTCAGTGTGAATTATTTTGAATACAAGGGTAAATTCTATAGTCTTACATTCGACAGGGACCTAACGGAGAGAAAGAAAGCAGAGGAACAGAGAAAACGAATTGAACAAAAGTTAAACCAGGTGCAAAGGATCCAATCTCTTGGCATATTAGCTGGTGGTATCGCTCACGATTTCAACAATATTCTAAGCGGACTTTTCGGGTTTATCGATCTTGCCCTTATGCAAAGTAATGATTCCTCTGTTAATAAAAACCTGTCAAATGCCTTGAGTGCTATTGAAAGAGCCCGGGGACTCTCTTCACAGCTACTCACCTTTTCAAAGGGCGGAGAACCAATTAGAAGGCCTGAAGACCTTTTCCCTTTTGTTAAAGATACAGTTCAATTTGCACTCAGTGGTTCAAATGTATCATGCACCTTCAGCAGCGAAAAACTACACACCTGCAATATCGATAAGAATCAAATTGGTCAGGTAATTAATAATCTAACAATCAACGCGCTGCAGGCAATGCCCGGAGGTGGTGTCCTTTCGATTACAGCTAAGAATGTCCTCTTAAGAGAGGATCAGAATCAGCCCCTTCCAAATGGGTTATATGTGCAGCTATCTTTTAGCGACACTGGTACAGGTATTCCAGAAGAGAAGTTACCGCACATTTTTGATCCCTTTTACACTACAAAGCCAAACGGACACGGACTGGGACTCTCAACTTGCTATTCTATAATCCATCGACATGGTGGCAGTATTGAGGTTGAATCAGAGACTGGTAAGGGGACAACTTTTAAAGTACTACTGCCAGCTACAAACGAGTCACCAACAATAACAGATCCGGAACAGAGAGTCATTCATAAAGGGTCAGGAATATTTATTATCATGGATGATGAGGAATTCATTCGATATTTTCTCAGTAGAATTATCGAAAGTTTCGGATATACGGTGCTATGTGCCAAAAATGGAAAGGAAGCAATAGACTTGTATACTGAGACAAACAAGAAAGGAAAGAAAGTCAGATCAATGATTTTCGATCTAACAGTTCCTAATGGTATGGGTGGGTATGAGGCGATACAGGAGATAAGAAAAGCAGATCCTGAAACACCTGTTTTTGTTTCAAGTGGCTATGCGGATGATCCAATCATGGCAAACCCCCGAAAATATGGTTTTACCGCCAGCATTTGCAAACCTTGCCAGACTAATGAACTGGCCCAAATACTTGATGAGTGCCTTATATAA